One region of Glycine max cultivar Williams 82 chromosome 9, Glycine_max_v4.0, whole genome shotgun sequence genomic DNA includes:
- the LOC100794552 gene encoding homeobox-leucine zipper protein HDG11, with protein MDFAMGAAGGSGDDQHNQSLNKGKKTTTYRRHKEDQRTRLEELFRKCPNPDEIERRQIAKDLGLEPKQVKFWFQNKRTQKKTISERVDNNVLRVENERMHNENLVLREALKTIICPSCGGPHNEEERRELCLEQLRLENARLKAQHEKLSKFLVQHMDKPILEQNLDSPIRGSSSHGPLLGSSLRLRAGRSRMNLGASTSHDSFQDEEDTMSSQAGSKIITQMEKTMMAHIAVAAKDELLKLLRTNEPLWVKSSTDQRYVLHLECYETIFPRINHFKNSKARVESSKDSRIVRIKAKELVDMLLNSEIWENLFSRIVTKARTIQVLENGSLENRSGVLLLMREEMHVLSPLVPSREFYFLRYCHQVEANVWVIADVSVDCMKENNHDPNCWRFPSGCMIQGISNGMCQVSWVEHVEVDEKIQTHHLFKDLVNRNIAYGAERWLLELQRMCERFTSLEVEYIPNYDIGGVITTLGGRMSMMKFSHQMVKSFYGILNMSSITDFPQHLADENTGIRICARKVTNSNQSNPNIIITATTSFRLPLPSQNVFDFFRDPIRRVKWDAMCYKRPLHEIARISTGTHPNNYISIIQPIHPTANNVVIIQESCTDPLGSYVVYSSTNILDIKRTINGEDSSTMPFFPSGIVISEEGQSITNARASSSGNGDVRTRGSLLTVAFQILMNSSPTMMMEFVTVVNSLITSTVENINDALISSFN; from the exons atggattttgcCATGGGAGCTGCTGGTGGGTCTGGTGATGATCAACACAATCAGAGcttaaacaaaggaaaaaagacGACCACCTACCGTCGTCATAAAGAGGATCAAAGAACTAGGCTTGAAGA ACTGTTCAGAAAGTGCCCAAATCCAGATGAAATCGAAAGACGTCAAATAGCCAAAGATCTCGGGCTTGAGCCAAAACAAGTAAAATTTTGGTTTCAGAATAAGAGGACTCAAAAAAAG ACTATATCTGAGCGAGTGGATAATAATGTCCTTCGTGTTGAGAATGAAAGAATGCACAACGAAAACCTCGTACTGAGAGAGGCATTAAAGACTATAATTTGCCCTTCTTGTGGGGGTCCAcacaatgaagaagaaaggcGTGAACTTTGTCTAGAACAACTTCGTCTTGAAAATGCTCGTCTAAAAGCACAG catGAGAAGTTGTCTAAGTTTCTTGTACAGCACATGGATAAACCAATTTTGGAACAAAACTTGGATTCCCCTATCAGAGGATCTTCGTCACATGGTCCATTACTAGGAAGTTCTCTAAGACTAAGAGCTGGAAGATCTCGTATGAATCTTGGTGCTTCAACAAGTCATGATTCATTTCAAGATGAAGAAGATACCATGTCAAGCCAAGCTGGGAGCAAAATAATAACACAGATGGAAAAGACAATGATGGCACATATTGCAGTGGCTGCTAAGGATGAATTGCTCAAGCTTTTGCGCACAAATGAGCCCTTATGGGTCAAGTCTTCAACTGATCAGAGATATGTTCTTCATCTTGAATGCTATGAAACGATCTTTCCAAGGATTAACCACTTCAAGAATTCCAAAGCGCGCGTAGAGTCATCAAAAGATTCGCGAATTGTCAGAATTAAGGCGAAGGAATTAGTTGACATGCTTTTAAATTCG GAAATTTGGGAAAATCTTTTCTCAAGAATTGTTACAAAAGCGCGCACAATCCAAGTACTTGAAAATGGTTCATTGGAAAATCGAAGTGGAGTTTTGTTGCTG atGCGTGAAGAGATGCACGTTCTTTCACCTTTAGTGCCATCTCGGGAATTCTACTTCCTTCGCTATTGTCACCAAGTTGAAGCTAATGTATGGGTTATAGCAGATGTTTCAGTTGACTGCATGAAAGAGAACAACCATGATCCTAACTGTTGGAGGTTTCCCTCTGGATGCATGATTCAGGGAATTTCTAATGGCATGTGCCAG GTTTCTTGGGTTGAACATGTTGAAGTGGATGAGAAGATCCAAACACATCATCTGTTTAAAGATCTTGTTAATAGAAATATTGCATATGGAGCAGAAAGATGGCTTTTGGAACTTCAAAGAATGTGCGAAAGATTTACTAGTCTTGAAGTTGAATACATACCTAATTATGACATCGGTGGAG TGATCACTACTCTAGGAGGAAGGATGAGTATGATGAAGTTTTCTCATCAAATGGTTAAAAGCTTCTATGGAATTTTAAATATGTCAAGTATCACTGACTTCCCACAACATTTAGCTGATGAGAATACTGGGATTAGGATTTGTGCTCGAAAAGTCACAAACTCAAATCAATCAAATCCCAATATTATAATCACTGCTACTACATCTTTCCGACTTCCTTTGCCTTCTCAAAATGTTTTTGACTTCTTTAGGGATCCAATAAGACGTGTTAAG TGGGATGCTATGTGTTATAAAAGACCTCTACATGAGATTGCACGCATATCCACGGGAACTCATCCCAACAACTATATATCCATTATTCAG CCTATCCACCCAACTGCAAATAATGTGGTGATTATTCAAGAAAGTTGTACCGATCCTCTAGGATCATATGTTGTATATTCTTCAACCAATATACTTGACATAAAGAGGACAATAAATGGAGAAGATTCATCGACAATGCCATTTTTTCCATCAGGCATTGTCATTTCAGAGGAAGGACAATCTATTACAAATGCTCGCGCATCGAGTAGTGGAAATGGGGATGTAAGAACAAGAGGATCACTACTGACTGTAGCTTTCCAAATATTGATGAATAGTTCACCGACCATGATGATGGAATTTGTGACTGTTGTTAACTCTCTCATCACCTCAACAGTCGAAAACATAAATGATGCTTTGATCAGTTCTTTCAATTAA